A single region of the Montipora capricornis isolate CH-2021 chromosome 13, ASM3666992v2, whole genome shotgun sequence genome encodes:
- the LOC138030273 gene encoding galanin receptor 2a-like: MSDSVDVAITTVTSILIVAGVAGNSLVCAVVVRHAEMRTVPINYLLFNLAVADMVYSIFTIPVLIVSHTSSHPEGLIGEILCSLLTDGTLAWVGAGASVVTLVTIALERYYIGKVPLGNKGKLTTRKIKVIISATWIFACILQIPQAMNKKFDKKICPNFCIYTWSDMWIPKAYFLLWVGFFGISSAVMTSLYSRVISSLCFSRKEKITCSFHQQGIMRSRKKVTLMVLTVSVIFVICWGVDSAVHLLEDFAAIKVHRVAVPIGHTLIMFNSAINPFAYALISQRFRERMKRIICRSLSSSKPKSIHPFPPHSLKKKARNMDMALSAN; the protein is encoded by the exons ATGTCAGATTCAGTTGACGTTGCTATAACAACAGTGACATCCATTCTTATAGTTGCAGGTGTCGCTGGAAACTCTCTTGTCTGCGCTGTTGTAGTGAGACATGCAGAAATGAG GACGGTTCCCATAAACTATCTGCTCTTCAATCTGGCAGTAGCAGACATGGTGTATTCAATATTCACTATACCAGTGCTGATTGTGAGTCATACTTCCAGTCACCCAGAGGGATTGATTGGAGAAATATTATGTTCGTTGCTAACGGATGGAACACTGGCATGGGTGGGGGCAGGTGCTTCAGTTGTCACACTCGTTACAATTGCGTTGGAGCGTTACTATATTGGAAAAGTTCCACttggaaacaaaggaaaacttaCAACGCGCAAAATAAAG GTGATTATTTCAGCAACTTGGATCTTTGCTTGCATTCTCCAAATACCTCAAGCTATGAACAAGAAGTTTGATAAGAAGATCTGTCCAAATTTCTGTATTTACACCTGGAGCGATATGTGGATACCGAAGGCATATTTTTTGCTTTGGGTGGGCTTCTTCGGTATTTCCTCTGCGGTGATGACTTCTTTGTATTCAAGGGTTATTTCCTCATTGTGTTTCAGCCGCAAGGAGAAGATAACTTGCTCATTTCATCAGCAG GGTATAATGAGATCACGGAAGAAAGTGACGTTAATGGTTCTGACTGTGAGCGTCATTTTTGTTATCTGCTGGGGAGTCGACTCGGCAGTACACTTGTTAGAGGATTTTGCTGCCATCAAGGTCCATCGTGTTGCAGTCCCCATTGGCCACACTCTGATCATGTTTAATTCAGCAATCAACCCGTTTGCATATGCTCTGATAAGCCAACGATTCAGGGAACGAATGAAGAGAATTATCTGCCGAAGTCTATCTTCATCGAAGCCAAAGTCGATCCATCCTTTTCCGCCGCACTCCTTAAAGAAGAAAGCACGCAACATGGACATGGCATTAAGTGCCAACTGA